One segment of Polypterus senegalus isolate Bchr_013 chromosome 8, ASM1683550v1, whole genome shotgun sequence DNA contains the following:
- the LOC120534098 gene encoding leucine-rich repeat-containing protein 23-like codes for MEKKLERQYIEDHCLLIDSLPFTWLVKTEGPHFCLDMKKSRLKKIKYNFVFGSEPRDKFPVTGYPERILKVDISLNELAELEDESLYPFKNISELDASLNALKNMPDVSIFQQIKVLKLSYNVISSLRWLQHCKALMILNVSHNQIKIIRSMPVLSNLVELHLDSNKLESLDGIQNLSNLKELYVQNNQIRSLLPLSCSLHLCHADMSNNEIYSVQETFQILKVLFRLKQLKLMGNPVAKDKEYINMAKHFTSVEILDNIPLRESSNHQFLQNVRGGRAKDELIETARSAYEEKLQRKRNEAESTIHYLHDRIMDLQEDLKEYEASLQMEMKGYLRYLEAIPQEDVSNIDPNKIDSAMEQQMFTKFWTKWDYGKRTQANIPFSDLKEPDKVLRMAALLLSNSPGSMHSSASSI; via the exons ATGGAAAAGAAGCTGGAAAGACAATATATTGAAGATCACTGTTTACTCATTGATAGCCTTCCCTTTACTTGGTTGGTGAAAACAGAAGGTCCGCATTTTTGTCTTGATATGAAGAAGTCCagactgaagaaaataaaatacaattttgtttttggcTCAGAACCCAG AGACAAGTTTCCAGTAACAGGATACCCAGAAAG AATTCTTAAGGTTGATATATCCTTAAATGAGCTGGCAGAGCTGGAAGATGAAAGCCTGTATCCTTTTAAAAATATCTCTGAACTGGATGCATCCCTAAATGCTTTAAAAAA TATGCCAGATGTCAGTATTTTTCAACAGATTAAAGTTTTAAAGCTGAGCTATAATGTTATCAGTAGCTTGAGATGGCTTCAGCACTGCAAGGCGCTCATGATCCTAAATGTATCAcacaatcaaataaaaataataagaagcaTGCCTGTTCTAAGTAATTTGGTCGAGCTACATTTAGACTCTAACAAG ctGGAATCTTTAGATGGAATCCAAAACCTTTCCAACCTGAAAGAACTTTATGTTCAAAATAATCAAATTAGAAGTTTGCTCCCTCTATCTTGCTCTCTTCATTTGTGCCATGCAGATATGtcaaataatgaaatttattcaGTGCAAGAGACCTTTCAGATACTGAAGGTCTTGTTCAGACTTAAACAACTGAAACTGATG GGAAATCCAGTTGccaaagacaaagagtacatTAATATGGCTAAGCACTTTACTTCAGTGGAAATCTTGGATAATATACCCCTCAGAGAATCAAGCAACCATCAATTTctacaaaatgttagaggaggacGAGCAAAAGATGAACTGATAGAGACTGCTAGGTCTGCTTATGAGgagaaattacaaagaaaaagaaatgaagcagaGAGTACCATACACTACCTGCATGACAGAATCAT GGATCTTCAGGAAGAtctaaaagaatatgaagcaagtctTCAAATGGAAATGAAGGGGTACTTAAG ATATTTAGAAGCCATACCCCAAGAAGATGTGTCAAACATTGACCCCAACAAGATTGATAGCGCCATGGAACAGCAAATGTTCACTAAATTCTGGACAAAATGGGACTATGGAAAGAGAACACAGGCTAACATACCCTTTAGTGACTTAAAAGAACCAGATAAG